The Phoenix dactylifera cultivar Barhee BC4 chromosome 15, palm_55x_up_171113_PBpolish2nd_filt_p, whole genome shotgun sequence genome contains a region encoding:
- the LOC103711552 gene encoding calreticulin-like — MERRGLLRLCPLIALLCLASAEVFFEERFDDGWEDRWVKSDWKKDENMAGDWNHTSGKWSGDPNDKGIQTYPDYRFFAISAKFPEFSNKDKTLVFQFSIKHEQKLDCGGGYMKLLSGEVDQKKFGGETPYSIMFGPDICGYTTKKVHAILTRNGKGHLIKKDIPCETDQLTHVYTFIIHPDNTYSILVDNNEKQSGSLYSDWDLLPPKEIKDPESKKPEDWDDVEYILDPEDKKPEGYDDIPKEIPDPDAKKPEDWDDDEDGEWAAPTIPNPEYKGPWKQKKIKNPNYKGKWSAPMTDNPDFKDDPDLYVFPHLKYVAIELWQVKTGTLFDNILICDDPEYAKKFAEETWGTNKDAEKAAFDEAEKKKEEEEEADKSDIDESEDEKEDNTDDGSEEEEDDASLHDEL, encoded by the exons ATGGATGGGAGGATCGCTGGGTGAAATCTGATTGGAAAAAAGATGAAAACATGGCTGGAGATTGGAACCACACATCTGGAAAATGGAGTGGTGATCCAAATGACAAGg GTATCCAGACTTATCCAGATTATAGGTTTTTTGCCATCTCTGCGAAATTTCCAGAGTTTAGTAACAAGGACAAAACACTGGTTTTCCAATTTTCAATTAAGCATGAGCAAAAGCTTGATTGTGGTGGTGGATATATGAAGTTGCTTAGTGGTGAGGTTGATcaaaaaaagtttggaggggAAACACCTTATAG CATAATGTTTGGACCAGATATCTGCGGTTACACCACGAAGAAAGTCCATGCTATACTGACTCGTAATGGAAAAGGCCACTTGATAAAAAAGGATATTCCTTGTGAAACAGATCAGCTAACCCATGTTTACACTTTCATCATCCATCCTGATAATACATACAGCATACTGGTTGACAATAATGAGAAACAATCTGGGAGCCTTTACTCTGACTGGGACCTGCTCCCCCCAAAGGAAATTAAGGACCCTGAATCCAAGAAG CCAGAAGATTGGGATGATGTGGAATATATACTGGACCCTGAGGACAAAAAACCTGAG GGTTATGATGATATCCCAAAAGAAATCCCAGATCCTGATGCCAAGAAG CCAGAGGACtgggatgatgatgaagatggtGAATGGGCTGCCCCAACCATTCCAAATCCTGAGTACAAGGGTCCATGGAAACAGAAG AAAATCAAGAACCCTAATTATAAGGGCAAGTGGAGCGCACCAATGACTGACAATCCAG atttcaaagatgatccCGACCTCTATGTTTTCCCCCATCTGAAATATGTGGCAATTGAATTATGGCAG GTCAAAACAGGAACCTTGTTTGACAACATTCTGATCTGTGATGACCCTGAATACGCAAAGAAGTTTGCAGAGGAAACATGGGGAACAAACAAGGAT GCTGAAAAGGCAGCTTTTGATGAagcagagaagaagaaagaagaggag GAGGAAGCTGATAAGAGTGACATTGACGAATCTGAG GATGAGAAAGAGGATAACACTGACGATGGTTCcgaggaagaggaagatgatGCAAGCCTGCAT gATGAACTTTAA